The genomic DNA CCCCTGGAAATGCCCTGAGAGATCCAAGCCACATGAAGAAAAGTGCAAAATTGTAATTCCCCCAATCTGCCAGGAGTAGTGACACAAGGGCGAAAGGTTGATAGTATTATTATTTGTCGATCATCATGCTGCCACATCTCAGCGAAAGGGTGGTATCTGGAAGTTGTTTGATAATTATCCGCTGCATCAAAGTTTGCTTTGGATATCCTGCAATGTGAGCTGAATATTAAAGCCTGAACTGCACTTCCAGATGATGCATAACAAATAACCTGATTCGGCATCTTCATATTCCGATGTGTGGGAACTAACGGGGCTATCAGCACCCATCGTCTGTGAAGGCGGCTGGCTCTGGCTCATGGTAGAATTTGGAATGGAAACTTTGCACATTTGGGTAACTTGCTTAACCTCTTCTACTTCTCGTGCATGACTGAGACTTGTTGTGCGGCTGAAACTTGGTTTCTCCTGAAATATATTTCAATTAAATGTTAGTGAATTTATGGGTATAGTCATTTATGGTTGATTACATCTATAAAAAAGAAACAAGCATCTTCATGCCTTGGCTACTTCCAATCAAGGTATAAAGTATCAATCTGTACTGAAGTTTCAGTTTCCAACCAGAATGGCATAGTTTCAGTAATGCTTTGGTGATACCAGCATGGTTCAAAGCATGCCGACATCAATTTATTTTAACTTGTTTACAATCAAGTATAAGTCTATAACAATTAGAAAGTCTATTGAATTAAAGAGTAAAAGCCCAACTATGGATCAAGATGATTGCAAATGTCTAGCAATTTGCTTTGACTTCTTAGTCAATGGTCTAAGGTAATGTAAGTCAATGAAATCAAAGTTCAACAACAATCCCAAGATAAATAACAAGAAGAAAAATGCATAATTCATGTCAATTTTAACATTGGGACAAAAATACCCCTAAATGTTATGTACTCTTAACTGTCAGACAGAAATAAGCAAGATAAACAAAGGAATCTCTAATGAGAATGCAAGTATTTGAATAGGAAAGTGAATTGCAACCTTGACTTCACGATAATGGACGAGGACAATGTGCATTAGATCCCTGCAACAGGAGATAAATCAATAAATATCTGGAGCGAATTAAGATTTACAGAAAATATAAATAGTGAGAATAAAGGTTCATGTGGAAAAAATAACAATAGTTAAGGGATTTAAGGCTACACAAAGATTAATCCAAAAAGAATTAAAGCAAACTTAATAGTCAGAAGTTAGCTACTAATTTAACAATAACCGTGCAAGGATTTTGATCTATTCAGAATTCCAACACTGAAGATTCAATGTCTATGGTTAACTGAGAGAGTTTGTGTACACATTGCAGTTCAACAGCATAGAAAACAACAGATAAGGCTTCTATCTTCATATTAGTGGATGTCATGCGtagcttattttttttaataatttaatacataGTGGCTTATACAATGATGACTAATaagaaaatatattcaaaattttgAGATAAGACATAATACAAGTTTTAAAACAAAGACAtaatacatgtttttttttttgtaaacttgGAAAAGCCCAGcctttggaaattgattttgagcAACTTAATGTTGTGAtaaattttggatgacttttgACACTTCCAACAGAACTCACGCATTGTTTTTTTGAAAAGATGTCTTACACACATTAACACAAGAAAAAgttaaaaaacaaacaaactgataaataacaattatctagatATGCTTGAAACTAACCAGAAAACAAAGGCAAGTAACCATCTACAAGTATAAAAAGCATATCTAATACATACTCTTCCAACATCCAATAACTGCGTCGTTGAAATTTTTCATTCTCTTCGCCATGAGCATAATAGCAATGAAGCATATCAACACTGCCAACCTGGAATCAGTAAGTTCAGTttagttaaatttgaagtcaaactCTAGGAAATTCATGTATAACTAAGTTTGCATCTACTAGATATCTAATTGACTTAAATAGAACTTAATAAATAGAAAGGAATTTATTTGAGAAAGTAAATGAAACTCTTAAGCATACTTCTTAGTATGTGGATACATCCATATCATGGCTATAGTATATCAAAAACATAATTGAAAAGCTACATTACAATATTACAAAACTAGACTAATTCTTTTTGCATCAACTTTCCACACAATCTCTTAACTCAGTTGACTGCCATGAATCTCATCAAATGATTTTAACTGCACAGAAGGCCACCAATGAAGCAAGGCAAAACTAAATAACAAAGGGACACAAAACCACAATGTGCTACTCATGGATATCAGGTGCACAAGGCAATTTTCCTTGAAACTGTTCCGGGGGTGATTCTATTTTGATTAAAATCAAAAGCAAGGTTTACAAGATACTATATCTAAAAAATCATGGAAGCACACAGTTACAAATTTCACCTACTTTTAGTCTCTCATGAGCCTCTTTCACAGTCTTTCCATCCTTTTTCTTTCTCCAGTTATGACCATCCTTCCTGAAGTACCTTGATACTTTTCTATCAAATAGGAATAGGGATCCACctaatgagaagaaaaaaaattacaattctTCAATATTTGAAATATGCTAAAACGGTGCAAACATATTAGTCTTTGAGTTAACTGATAACATTAACATCCATGAAATGACACGAAGCCCACATGAGAAGGGTGAATtgtgatttaattattttacaataGTTATACTATATGTGCAAGCaagtaaattaaaaatctaatataACAAATAAATCAACAAGCACAACAACAAAACCATGCAAATTGCAACGTTTATAGTGGTTTGGCCTTGGTGACCCACTCAACTCCAAGTTGATAAACAAACACACTCTTCCAATAGAGTTTGATCACATTCAAAATTCCACATGTTTGTCCTGCTTATTTTGGGTCAGCTATATGAATTTTATCCATTGATCTATATCAAAGGTTATATTATTAATACttaaattaatcattttttttcatcaGTTGTCTTTTGTTTCCACCTCTAATAGAATTCAACTATTTTGGCTATAAAATATCACTCACCTCTCCTTTTGATCATCTATTTGAGCCAAACCTAATTGCTCTGGAATATTAGTATTCTTCGTTTATCATTCTATTAACTCCACACTTTCATATTAAAAGTCTCATTTATGCTATATTATATGTATTGCTTCCTCGTAGTATAACACTCAAATTCATCAAGCATAGCAAGTTGTACCACCTGTTATGAAAATTTTCTTGTATCCTGAGGTATGCAATGATCGCACAATCCTCCAAAAGGTCCTCTGCCTTTCTGCCTTGTTGGATATTAGCAAGCTGTAGCCAGCGttatgaaaattttcttttatcctGAGAGACGCAATGATCACATAATCCTCCAATCATCTCCCTTTCTTTCTTGTTGAATATTAGGTCCAAGATATTGAAAACTCATATTTTATCAATAAAACTGCATTTCACATAATTCATATTTTTCTACTTAATCTTAATAACCTTTGAATTTAATCTAATTACACTGTCCAATCAATTTATTAGAATCAGTTATTGCAATTTAGTCTCCATACATAAACAAATCTTGCataaaaagctcaacttcaaatattTGTGTCTGCATAGTTTTGCTGCCCTTTTATTTGCTAGGTTAAATCAAcgcatatatatagagagagagagatgttATGCCGCACACCTTATGGCGCACACCCCGTGAACagctaatgtaattttttttaaaaatttctttagctTAAATACTATACCCTATCCCCTAACCCTTAAACCCTAAGATCATATCGATTTTTCAGAAGAAGAACTGGATTCTGATTCTTATATAGATCGTATCAATTCCTATCAAAGAAAGACAGGTTTAACTGAAGCTGTTCAAACAGGCATAGGTCAACTAAATGGTATTCCCGTAGCTATTGGCGTTATGGATTTTCAGTTTATGGAGGGTAGTATGGGATCTGTAGTAGGCGAGAAAATTACTCGTTTGATCGAATATGCTACTAATCGATCTCTACCTGTCATTATTGTGTGTGCTTCTGGAGGAGCACACACAATAATGACAGGTAGAGATCGATTAGTAGTCTTTACTAGTctaaaaaaaattacactagGTGCTCATGGGGTGTGCACCATATGGTGTGCGGCACCACaaaatcctatatatatatatatatatatatatatatatatatatatatatatatatatatatataatctcaaTCTCACTTTAGAGATGACAATAGTTTGACTACCCACATTTTTAGATACTACCAAActcaaatctaattaataaaccACTACCCAAAACCAATTACCGCTACTTTAGATGATAAATGAGTATCCAACTTAAATGGGTAAAAATGCAGGTCTCCATGATTTTAAGTATACCTAATGATGACACCCTATTGACCCTAACCTAACTAGCTATTCAAACCCAACTTATATGGGTCAGGTATCCATTGCCATCCCTGTCTCATTGCTTtatgaattaaaattatatttcatgACAAGTAGACATAGAAGCAAATTTGGAGCAAGTTAGACACATCAATAGaatatttgaaattaaaaattagaaaaaagaaTTGAGGGTAAGAATGATAAGCAAATCTGGAATCCAACTTAAACATGCCGAGTACTTGATACCAAATCACTAGTATATGTTGCCATCCCAATCTCACTTTATCCATCTCTACAAAATCGCAGACCACTGACaatgaattgaaaatgaaaatcgGAAGCAAGTTAAACACATCAATAgaatattcaaaattcaaaatttagaaaaaaaaatgattaggGATAACCATGATAAGCAAGTTTGAAAAATATGGTTCGAAACATACTGACTTAAGCTACTCAAGATTCATATTTTGGCTCATAGATGAAACACATTATAAGTATAAAATCTCAACCAATAAGTACAATTATGAGGAATAAGCGAGATATTAAAAAATTTACATAGTTTTCATACTGGGAGGTTTATTTGGCGGTTCTGGTGCAATACGGAATTTCTTATAGTTTTGAAGTAATTCACAAATTTCAGCAGGGCGTAACCATCGATGTTGTGCTTCCACAAGCAATTGCTCAATATCTGCATATTCATTAAAAATATCCCCTCATAAGAGTAAactaataaaaatcaatcacttaCAGGAAGAAAGTGATGTATGTGTGTAACAAAAGGAAGGTGAGTGAAATAAGTACAAGAGAATGCTCAAGAAATTAAAATGACAAATACACTCAAGTCCCACTCAAGATGTTTTTTGTTGTGAAGAGAAAAATAGTTGAGCCGCTGCCATAAGTTGTTGTAGTAATGTATCCCACATCAGACAGGCAGGTGGTACTTATGTTATACTGGTATGAAATACTTGCATATATTGCATGACATGTTTAGTGTGATATTGTGTTTCAAAGCATAGCAAAATTGAACTTAGGAACTCAGAGCACACCAGAGCTAACTATTCCTTCACGAATGAAAACATATAACCGGCAACCAAATCAATTAGCTTAACAAAAAAAAGTGACCAAGCAGTGGATGACTGCAGAGTGAAGAGACAGATGGACAGAGGGTATCACAAGATGGAAAGACATATTATATCATAGTAGTCTAATCCCATAGCCAATACGTCATTTAGCCAATTCATGCAGTTCTTGGTGTGTAGGAAAACAGCAAATCATGTTAGGGGAATCATCAAATCACCCTTTGGTGCTTGgcaaaacttaaaggaaaatacAATATGCATCTTTGAAAACATTATgttttatatttaatatataattactCTGACAAGCAATGTGGTTTGTCTCGATATAAGCTTTATGAAATGATGAAATGAATTATAGTTGTctctggtttgtaacaaaagaGCAAGTCACATGTCAGGAGAAATGTCCTGGCACAAAAAGGAAAATGCAATATCCATCTTTTAAAACATTATGTTTTACCCTAAGTACATAAAACTATTCTAATTCGGAATGAGGCTTGTATCATATCAGCTTAGGAAACTGATTAAAGGAGTAGAATAGTAGTTATACCTCCACAAGACACATGTTCCTACTGGCCATGTTATTTCTTGGACAGGTTTCACATGAAATGAAAATGGCGAGCAGATAAGCTGAGGTATTGCACTATCTGAGGCACTAGGTAGACACTATATTTGACAACTATATAATACATTCAAACCTTTATTCTTTTGATGGAAATAGCTGATTACTTAAAAAGAGGGCAAAGAAGTACAAATTCAAAAGTAAGTAGAATTATTATATCAAACTAACTTTTTGACCACCATGTTCGTTGAAAAGAAATAATAGCACATACTTTTTACTTTTGTGAGGTTATTATACTAAGTGTGGTATCATCAGGAAGAGGATAgaagagaaacatatgatgaaaaTGAGCAGAGAGGTTAGTGTTGGTTAAAAAAACCATGTTTCTAACAATGTCATTTCCAAAATGAAGATTTAAATTACATGatttaatgaaaaattgaaaaataaaataaattggtTGCTTCGAATGCATTTTAATCTCTTAAAGATCCATCCAACGACAGcatgattttttatttattatttttgcattGCTTGTTAACATATTATATTTCAGGTATGCAAGCACCAAAAGTATCAAGTGTTCACCCAGGCTATGCATGATTCATCGTGCCTTGCTTCATTTTAGTGCATTTGATAACACCGGCTTATTAATAACAATGAAAAAAAATCCCAACTTTCATGTCTGTATTGCATGTACCAAAACATCTGGGTTGGAATATACAGTCCATTTATGGTAAGTATTTAACAAGTGGGATTTAGAGATTCATTAGCAAGTGAATAATATGGTAACTGATGTGGCATGTTGATTGGGTCAGTTAAGTACAATCTGAGCAATTACTAAATAAACATTATATgcaataattatgattttgaaagcTCATGTATATATTTGCTACAATAAAAAATTTTGGACATATCTGTCAAATTCTTACTAAAAGTTTTGATCTGTTACAAACCCTGGTCCGGAAATAATTAACCCTTTAGTAGATTTAC from Zingiber officinale cultivar Zhangliang chromosome 4A, Zo_v1.1, whole genome shotgun sequence includes the following:
- the LOC121971714 gene encoding calmodulin-binding transcription activator 2-like isoform X2 yields the protein MAGAKRDIEQLLVEAQHRWLRPAEICELLQNYKKFRIAPEPPNKPPSGSLFLFDRKVSRYFRKDGHNWRKKKDGKTVKEAHERLKVGSVDMLHCYYAHGEENEKFQRRSYWMLEEDLMHIVLVHYREVKEKPSFSRTTSLSHAREVEEVKQVTQMCKVSIPNSTMSQSQPPSQTMGADSPVSSHTSEYEDAESGYPKQTLMQRIIIKQLPDTTLSLRCGSMMIDK
- the LOC121971714 gene encoding calmodulin-binding transcription activator 2-like isoform X1 yields the protein MAGAKRGEVNTSFDIEQLLVEAQHRWLRPAEICELLQNYKKFRIAPEPPNKPPSGSLFLFDRKVSRYFRKDGHNWRKKKDGKTVKEAHERLKVGSVDMLHCYYAHGEENEKFQRRSYWMLEEDLMHIVLVHYREVKEKPSFSRTTSLSHAREVEEVKQVTQMCKVSIPNSTMSQSQPPSQTMGADSPVSSHTSEYEDAESGYPKQTLMQRIIIKQLPDTTLSLRCGSMMIDK